The following DNA comes from Oncorhynchus masou masou isolate Uvic2021 chromosome 21, UVic_Omas_1.1, whole genome shotgun sequence.
TCAGTGAATTGAACCCATGGATTTGAAATGGGTTCTGTAGAGGTCAGTGAATTGAACCCATGGATTGAAATGGGTTCTGTAGAGGTCAGTGAATTGAACCCATGGATTTGAAATGGGTTCTGTAGAGGTCAGTGAATTGAACCCATGTATTGAAATGGGTTCTGTAGAGGTCAGTGAATTGAACCCATGGATTGAAATGGGTTCTGTAGAGGTCAGTGAATTGAACCCATGGATTGAAATTGGTTCTGTAGAGGTCAGTGAATTGAACCCATGGATTGAAATGGGTTCTGTAGAGGTCAGTGAATTGAACCCATGGATTGAAATGGGTTCTATAGAGGTCAGTGAATTGAACCCATGGATTTGAAATGGGTTCTATAGAAGGTCAGTGAATTGAACCCATGGATTTGAAATGGGTTCTATAGAGGTCAGTGAATTGAACCCATGGATTTGAAATGGGTTCTGTAGAAGGTCATTGAACCCATGGATTTGAAATGGGTTCTATAGAAGAAATTGAACCCATGGATTTGAAATGGGTTCTATAGAGGTCAGTGAATTGAACCCATGGATTTGAAATGGGTTCTGTAAATCAGTAAATGACACTAAATGTAAGAACAGTCAGATaactttttctattgtgtcaaTTTTAACCTCAATTGGTAATGTGCTTTTCCCTGAATTGAAAGATGATGCCACAATTTTAAGAATGGTAATGGAATAAAAAGATACAAGAATAACACCAATATATTTTGTCCTGTTGCATTGCATACAGTAAGGCCGCACAGAGTCTGACACAAACAACATTGAATGGGAGGAAAATcaaactatttatttattttatagaaCCTTTATTTGATTAGGCAAGTGGGAGTGGATTTGATGGGCGGGggatagaatgatggtcaaagataaaagtgtaaaaaataaagtcaaaataaaacaacaaaaagTATGTTTTGAATGACATTGAGGGGCAGTGTTGTGCACATGTGAGTATACACATTCATTCAGTCTgggaatgagagtgtgtgtatatatggggGGTCTTGGGGTGGAATTATTTTTCGGGGGGGACTGTGGGGctctcggatggttgaggggcagGTCTTAGGCAACTGTGGGTGGATCATGGAGGGCAGGTGGCCTGGCGGTTGGGAGCTTGGGCAGGTGGCTGATGGATCGCTGGTTCGGGTCCCTGTTTTTGACTttgtgggagatctgtcaacATGGCCTTCagttgaccctggttgcttctgtgtctctggatgggagtctgttagatgacaaatgtgatgttgatgttgagtggcttcactgcaagtagatTGCATGTTTtaaatattaaaataaaaaaataaagttggttaagaacacattcctatTTACAATCACGGCCTACCAGaagacaaaaggcctcctgctgggatggggattaaaaaaataaatatatatatatactttttttgtttgttaataaTGTTGAGCTTGTTCATTTACAGACCAGGGGTTTTGTGTAACTTGTTTTGATAGGTCTAAGAACACACCCATTCACCTTGGTCCTGAAGTACATCCGGTTACCTCTCGCTGTCGCCATTTTGATACACAAACGAGAAAGAAGTAACGAAAAGACGACAGAAAGGTGAGCTTCACGTTTATGATCATTTAGCAGATTGGCACACATATTTTGGCAAATACATAATGTAATGAATAACAGTTAATCCGAATGCGAGCTAATATTGTAGCTAAACTAGCAGAAAGTTAACTGCACGACATACTTAACGACTTTCTCGCTAGCAAGCGCTAACGTTTACTTACCCACGCCTTATCGATTGGGATTTATTTCATATAGAACGGTATATAACTGGTGTAGCTTATGTATATCTAGTTAAATATACTGTTGACGTTGCCGAACCTAGACTAACATGCTGACTATCTGGCTAATTTGAACTAAAACGACTAACGGCTGCTTAATTTGGCAACGTATGGTTAGCGCTttggctagttagctaccacaCTGGTCTGGGCCTTCTCAGTAAATGTTAGTTAGCTACGTGTTTGAGAGGGTAACGTTACTGTTTGTAGTTGAATAACTTTCCTGTTCCAAACATTTTTGTTTAAATGCAGAGTATCATCATGAGTGGATGTCGTGTGTTTATCGGCCGTTTGAGCCCCCACGCCCGTGAGAGAGACGTGGAGAAATTCTTCAAGGGATATGGACGGATCCGAGAAGTAAATTTGAAGAACGGATTCGGCTTTGTGGTAAGTCAGTCTTGCCAATTGGCGGCGTTAGGGGCAGCTAACGGTTATAGCTTACCTATAGCTATTGATTTTCAGACCGGGCAAGTAGAAAATGTTCCTAACTTAGCCCGCTGAGTGGTGAAATGTATTTTCCCAAATATTACATGGCACAGATTTCAGACCCTggttagtaaaaaaaataaaaaatatgatagACTACAAGCTCGGCTGACGAGTGCCCCAAAGGCCTGTCTGTGGGTGGTCAGCGAACGTTTAGATTGTTACGCTTCGTTCAAAACATCGGTCAAATATGACGTCAGAAACCTTCAGGTCGGAGCTCCAGTAAGAGGCCCAAGTTGCATGACCTTTTAAATCGATTTTCAGTTCAACGCTTTCAACGTTTTTTTTTCCTTCCAgcggaaaaaaaaaacatttttgaatgCATCCTTAATTACATAACCCCCTTTTGTCTTTCATCAGGAGTTTGACGACCACAGAGATGCAGATGATGCCGTATACGAGCTGAATGgcaaggaactctgtagtgaaAGGTAAAGATTTGGATGCTTTCTTCAAAGTATTTAAGTAAGCTCAATGGTGAAATGTGTTTTGGGCGGTTACTCCATGTAGTGGTATTTACACAGAACTGCTTCTCCCTTTCTGACTTGGGCCTAGCTGCATTCAGTGTGGATTTAATTTACTTCATCAGTCATTTCTGGTAACCTCAGTATTAACTGTTTTGTCTCTATAGGGTGACGATAGAGCATGCCCGCTccagaagagggaggggtggtggaccagggatgggaggtggtggtggtggaggaggacgcTTCTCACCTCGTTTCAGCAGCTATCGCCAGGGCTCTGGTGGTCATAGTGGTGGCTCCAGGTATAGACTCCTCAGACCTCCTTTCACGACCTCTTCGCTTGCAGTTTGGCCTTCCGACATTATGTAAACTTCCTTAACTTCTTACGGCTGAAATCCCGTTgacgggatcgatttgacaacagccagtgaaagtgcagggtgtcAAATTCAAACACAGAAATCTCATGATTAAAATTCCTctaacatacaagtattatacaccattttaaagataaacttattGTTAATTaaaacctgtctaggacacacgtCCCGCTAGCGGAACCCCCCCCCACAACATTCCGCTGAGAAGGCAGCACGGGAATTTCAAATATCTATATTTTTAGAAATATGAAGCTTTCACACATTAagaagtccaatacagcaaattaaAGATtgacatcttgttaatctacccatcgagtccgatttaaaaaaaaaaaaaaagcgaaaacacaacatatgcttatgttagatcaccaccaagttcaaaaaacagattaaaaaaaatcactaacctttgatcttcgtATTTTGTGTTCGGTAATATGCATATCTATATCCAAAAATcttagtttacattggcgccatgttcagaaatgccttcAAAATATCTGGAGAAATCTAATATAAATACTCATCATAcactttgatgaaagatacatgttttaaataTAATTAAAGATACCCTTGTTCTTAATCTGagatttctccgccatgttggagtcagaaatacgaaattacatcataaatattccatTACCTTcgataatcttcatcagaatgcactcccaggtatcctagttcgacaataaattgttgttttgttcgataatgtcaattatttatgtccaagtagctacttttgctaGCACGTTCAGTACACATATCCAAATGCTCGTGCAACTCACGCATAACGTCGGACGAacacttcaaaaagttatatcaCAGGTCGaataaacttgtcaaactaagtagagaatcaatcttcaggatgttgttatcatatatatccaataacgttccaaccggagcattcCTTCATGTCTGTATAAGTTATGGAACGCAAGGCGATATCATGTGGAATGCGCGTGGCAAGGAACTGGCAATCTGCCAGAACACTGACTAGTTCCCCTCTCACCTGGCCCCACATTACAGTATAAGCTTTATTTAACGGTCtacagactgttgacatctagtggaaggtgtAGGAAGTGCAAACAGATCCATATCTTACTGGGATTTGAATAGGCGATGAGTTGAAAAACAACCAGCCCTCAGAATGTCCACTTCTGGGTTGGaagtttgcctgccatatgagttctgttatactcacagacataattcaaacagttttagatacttcagtgttttctattcaatagtaatagtaataggcatatattagcatctgggacagagcaggaggcagttcactatgggcacgcaattcatccaaagtgaaaatgctgccccctacccctgaagttaatcccaccacagtgtccgatttttcaaaaaagcttttacggtgaaagcataccatgcgagtATGCTAGGTCAGCGCCCAGTCAaaaaaaacccagccattttccagccggagagaggagtcccaaaaagcagaaatagagagaaaattaaCCACTAACCTtggatcttcatcagatgacactcataggacttcatgttacacaatacattaatgttttgttcgataaagttcatatttatataaataaatcTGTTtgcattggcgcgttatgttcagtaatgttttgcttccaaaacatccggtgattttgcaaagagccacatcaatttacagaaatactcatcataaacgttGATGAAAGATATCAAGTGTTATGCGTataattaaagatatacttctcgttaatgcaatcgctgtgtcagatttcaaaaaagctttacagtgaaagcacaccatggaataatctgagtacagcgctcagacaccaaaacaagccatagagatacctgccatgttgtggtgttaacaggggtcagaaatagcattataaatattcacttacctttgatgttcttcatcagaatgcactcccaggaatccctgTTCCACAaatgttcgataatgtccatttatgtccaaatacctccctTTTTGTTTGCTCGTTTAGTCCAGTGATCCAAAATGcacagacgaaaagtcaaaaaattGAAATTACAGATTCTATTgcatagaatcaatctttaggatattttttttttttttatcataaatcttcaataatgtttcaaccagacaattcctttgtctttagaaatgaaaaggaacagagctcatggcattctgccagacccctgattcaaacagctcttattcgcttCCACTTCACAGTTGacgcctgaaacaaggttctaaagactgttgacatctagtggaagccttcggaagtgcaatctgaccaaatttacactgtatattggatagaaAAATCACCTGGAAAACTACAAACTGCAGATTTCCCACTTTGTTGTTTGGAATCTTGCATACGTGAATTCCGGAACACCGGGCAATTTGAGGAGCTTGGAAGTTTTTATTTTGCAGTGAATGGAGTTTAGTCAATGTGATTACAGTTTAGTGTTCAACGCGTGAAAGTCAATGGGGGTTTCTGTACATTTCTGAGTGTGATTTGAAAGTGTTTTATAGTTACTATAGGAACTATCTCTTCCACGTTACAACGTCGCTCTCTCCCACCCATGCAGTAGGTATGGTCCCCCGGTGCGAACGGAGCACAGAATCATTGTGGAGAACCTGTCTTCACGGATCAGTTGGCAGGTGAGCGGTTACACTCATCTGGTTCAATGTGATACAAAACCATTATCCTTTACTTAATCCGGTACTGCCTTTTTTTTGTCTGTGTGAAGCAGCATTTATTTATTGAAACATGCAATTTTTTTTGATTTGCTAAAAAAACGTAGCAATATGCTCAATAGCCCATTTGGTGAATAGAATGGCAAGGACCCATTTCGATGTTATGAATTCAGAATTGTTTATTTCTTGACTTCGTTTTAACTGTATCTTTCAAATAATAAGCACCTCTTAGACTTAATGGTAAATGTAACCGAACACATCTTAACCcccttttttttttaaaatatttttattattattttttttaaattagcttAAAATTCTTATCTGGTTATTAGTTTATGAAGGAGTTGCATGCACTGCCTCCCCTGGAGGTGTCTGATGTGCATAGCGCCCTCTGCTGGTTGTGTTTTCAATAGTGTCCATTTGGTGCCTCTCCTTACACGCAGTTGCCGCTGGTCTAAATCTTGGCTGGGCCCCGTAGCTGGTGAAAGGGCTCTAGCGCAGGATAGCCTTAGGATGGTCCCTCGTAAAGCCCCAGTCTGGAGGttctgtggtctggtctggtggaaaactcccctccccccccccgaCTGCAGCCAGCCTGTAACTCCCTCAATCTACTCCACGTTCCCTACACTCTCCCGTTTGGTTCTTTATCTGTTGCTGATGGAGCTGGGTGTGTTGACAGTTGGGCACACTGCACACCCTCTTCCTTCGTTCCTTCCCCTACTTGCTCTCTGGTGGTCCCTTGTGGAGGCTGGCCGGAGTCCGGGTCTGTCAAGGCTGAGGGAGGTCGTTTCTCAAGGGCTTAACACTGTGACTGCATTGGTTCCCATTGGTCCTCTATTTGGACAAGTGGCTCTTTGCTAATGTCTTCCTGGGTATGGAACGGTAAGTAACATATAACTCATGTGATTGGGTTTAAGGGTTGGGAGGAACAGGAAGTAGAATTATGTACCTTAGTCTTACCGGAGAACGCTTTCTATAAGCCTTTTATAAGCCCTTATGGAATTATACTACGTAATAGGTTAATGAAAGAACCCCTTGATTAAAGTAGGAGTTTAAGGTCAAATAAAATTACATTGCATCGAATTATTTTTAAACGATGCCCCCCTAAAACCACGATAGTTGTCAAACCTCTAACATTTCAAAGCCGACCTCTCCCGGAAGGGATTTCTCACACTCTCGCTGCCTTAAGTAtcttctgtttaaaaaaaaaaaaaaaaaaatgtctagtCTCCGTCAATCCTAGTTGTTAACGAACACGAAACAAATACAATACCAAGGAAACGAATAGTGGTACCAGGTTTCTCCTTTGGGTAAGATAAGTTAAACTAAATTGGTCTACCCGTGAAGCTATTTCAGTGGCTCATCACTTAAAACGTCCTGGTCTGAAAATGCTTAATAAACATCACACGATTAGCGTGTTTTTGTTGCAAGTCAGTATTACGGGGTGGgtggattttttttgtttgtttgttgtcgTGGTTTTTACTGATTTAGTCTTTCCCAGGTTCATAGAAAACCCTCTCAGCCACATTATACAGTCTGTTAAGCGCGTCACTGACTCGTGTGCTTCATCGTAGGACCTGAAAGACCTGATGAGGAAAGCTGGAGAAGTCACCTTTGTGGATGCACACAGAACCAACAAGAATGAAGGGTGAGttgagttcctctgtccagttgGCCCAGGATCTGGACTTTATCCATTAGTTATATTCCGGTCCTAAACTTTTGGTCTTGTTGCACGATGACCCATGTTCGCTATGGACTGAGAAAAGGAAGAGACTACCTCGGACttgtccaataataataataataaacccacctctctgtttacaaaataaatacatatacaatGTTGTGCTCTACTTGAAAACAAAACCAAACATACCTTAGGTTGAATGGTTGCCATTATGACATGAGCTTGTTGACTGAATGGGATTTGATTCTACAGGGTGGTGGAGTTCGCGTCACACAGTGATATGAAGAATGCCATTGATAAGCTGGACGGAACGGACTTGAATGGACGCAAGTTGAAACTGTCTGAGGATCGCAAGAACCGGTTCGTAACTCCTTTTTCCAATTGCAACTTAGTAGTCTCACTGAGACGAGACACACACAGGAACTTGACTGTCATTTTCCAGCTCGTTGTAAACCAATGCTCTCATTatttatatggggcggcagggtagcctagtggttcgagcgttggactagtaaccggaaggttgcgagttcaaatctctgagctgacaaggtacaaatctgtcgttctgcccctgaacaggcagttaacccacaagaatttgtccttaactgacttgcctggttaaataaaggtaaaataaaaaataaatttaaaaaaataatatttttttagtTTTGACACAATTCTGACCGTAAGGAAATTGTAGACAGGCATGTGGGGACTGACAAGTGTCCAGGGAGAGTGTAATATATTTTGGctcttggaggagagggggggggaccaacttTTCATTCTTCTGTTCCAGCAGCCACAGCAGGAGTCATTCTCGTAGCTACTCCCGGTCCCGTAGCCGTTCCCCACGCTCCAAGTCCCGAAGCAGGAGTCGTAACCGCTCTAGGAGCCCCCGGTCTCGCTCGGCCAGCCGTACCCCGGAGAAGAAGCCTTCCTCTGCAGGAGGGGCCAGGGCTGCACATCGCTCCACCTCGCGCTCCCCGTCCCGGTCCAGATCCCCTGCCCCTCGCTCCCGTACCCCTCCCCCACGCTCCCGTACTCGCACGCCTCCTCCCAGTTCCCCTGTCCCGGCCCGGAAGCAGTCTCCGTCCCGGTCTCGCTCACCCTCGGTTGAGAGCCAGCACTGAGCCCCGCTGGGGGTGTGTAGTTCGGTGTTGTAGTGCAGTGGTGGCTGGAGGGAGGACCGTCTCAttggaatggctggaatggaatgagaGGGAAACAGAATCCTTCATAGCGTTCCATTCAATCCATTCCATCTATTCCAATAAGCCTGTCCTGGTTTTTAATGTGACCACCAGCCTCATAGTGGTATGGACTGAAGagttgtcatgctgaaaccatGACGCCTGGCTTTGTGGCGGCCTGCTTGCTTGCTAGTGTGGAACGAATGGAGAGGCTTGCCTTTTGGCGACACACTCCCACAATCTCTCATTTTTAAAATCAGAGGATTGGTTGTTGTGCCAGTATCTTGGATGCCCTGTAATGTTTGTTTCTCTGCTTTGGGAGCCTTTGTGTTTATAGGTCAGATCATGCTTCCCCAATTCAACTtctaattgtttttgttttttgccaTATTGAATAATTAAAACATGTTCCCTGGGGAAAACTGAACCGATTAAGGAAATGTACAGTGTGATTTTTTGAGCTCTTTTGATTGGGTCACATTCCTGTTGATTTATCTATCGTTCTCACTGCAGATTGTACGTCTCATTGTGATTTAATGACATCTGTACCATTTGAAGTGAAGTTTTCTGTTATGAGTAATCAATACACGGTTATATTTCCATCACCACTTTGGTCCTGTCTGTGATTCCAATCTACacctcagacagaccttgtgtaaATTAAACACATTATAATGTACAGACACAAGGTTTAGTTTTAACATTTGCTGAAAAATACTATATGCACTTCACAAATTCTTATTAAATAGATACTTCTACTTTTAAATATGACTCAACAATTTCTACCCAAGAGAACAAtacttgaaaatgtatatttttattaAGAAAACCATTGTACAGAAAACAATATATTTTAAGTGTCCGTTcttctagcctgggtaccagtctgttgtgcCATTTATATTTGGCAAGGCGTTGAATGAAATGGCACaaagatctggaaccaggctaatCTTCTATAGATGATTAACAGAACATGCACTCAACGGAAATCATACCTTGGTTTGTGGTTAATGTGGGGAAAAGCCTGGATAATGGTTTCATACGCAACTTAACCATATTgaagaggtaagggaggaggatggtaaaTGTGATCTGCACAACATACCAATTGACATTCCTTTTGTATGCTTCATCTGGATACCTACAGACACAAGTGATCAGTGCAGTCATCTGCACCCAATAGAGCTCGCCTTCCAACATTCTTACAGCCTACGGAGacgggtaacctagtggttagagcattgggccagtaactgaaaggttgctggatcagatccccgagatgacaaggttaaaaaaacaaaaacatttgtcattctacccctgagcatggaggttaacccactgttccctgaagacgtggatgttgattaaggcattccccccccccccacacctctctgattcagagtggTTGGGGTAAATGTGGAAGAGGCATTCAGTAGGACAACTGAGCCCTTTATTTATACTTATCCTTAGATCTAttgattgatatccattgaattgtgtccaTTTGCACAAATATGAAAAGATAGATATTACCATAAAACAATATCAGTTTAGATTATACCAGGGACAAATCTTTCCTTAACTGAAAAATGTAAAGATCACAATTGAAGTGCCTGCACCTGCTGTCCTTTCAAATCCAAatgtttcagttgggcagttaggttcccacaagaacccccaccaactaaggaggttcct
Coding sequences within:
- the srsf5a gene encoding serine and arginine rich splicing factor 5a isoform X1; this translates as MSGCRVFIGRLSPHARERDVEKFFKGYGRIREVNLKNGFGFVEFDDHRDADDAVYELNGKELCSERVTIEHARSRRGRGGGPGMGGGGGGGGRFSPRFSSYRQGSGGHSGGSSRYGPPVRTEHRIIVENLSSRISWQDLKDLMRKAGEVTFVDAHRTNKNEGVVEFASHSDMKNAIDKLDGTDLNGRKLKLSEDRKNRSHSRSHSRSYSRSRSRSPRSKSRSRSRNRSRSPRSRSASRTPEKKPSSAGGARAAHRSTSRSPSRSRSPAPRSRTPPPRSRTRTPPPSSPVPARKQSPSRSRSPSVESQH
- the srsf5a gene encoding serine and arginine rich splicing factor 5a isoform X2 translates to MSGCRVFIGRLSPHARERDVEKFFKGYGRIREVNLKNGFGFVEFDDHRDADDAVYELNGKELCSERVTIEHARSRRGRGGGPGMGGGGGGGGRFSPRFSSYRQGSGGHSGGSSRYGPPVRTEHRIIVENLSSRISWQDLKDLMRKAGEVTFVDAHRTNKNEGVVEFASHSDMKNAIDKLDGTDLNGRKLKLSEDRKNRHSRSHSRSYSRSRSRSPRSKSRSRSRNRSRSPRSRSASRTPEKKPSSAGGARAAHRSTSRSPSRSRSPAPRSRTPPPRSRTRTPPPSSPVPARKQSPSRSRSPSVESQH